Genomic window (Nicotiana sylvestris chromosome 7, ASM39365v2, whole genome shotgun sequence):
gcgaaaataatcaaattacatcaaaaattccgaaattggtcaaacccgaccccgggcccacgtctcggaatttgataaaagaaatcacatcaatagaatccttatcctcccacaagTCCATGCATATCAAGAaaatcaaaatcggacctcaaatggcccctcaaatccccaattttacctCTCCAATTTCTAGCCCTACCTTCCCTAATTTTTCACCTTTAATCTCCTTAATTTCAtgcttaaacaactgaaaatcaacatagaatcgagttttagatTCAAGAAACTCACCTCAATGAAAACCCCCTTGATTCtctcttcaaaaacctccaaAACGCTTCAACTCTAgataaaaatggtggaaaataacccaaatttcgcgaaggggaacttatatactttctgacctagggattccgcacctgcagtCCTTTTCACGCTTCTGCGGTCTAACTAACCGCATCTGCATTTTACACTTAATGtcctgggaccgcacctgcgctTATCTGcctgcacctgcggtctcgcaggtacGTTACTCCTCCCGCACCTGCGACTTCTGGCCTTCTCTCATATGGCCACATCTGCGGCTAATCTCACGCTTCTACAATCTTGCACCTGCGGTCCTcaatctgcaggtgcggttatgataggaactcagcagcttcagctgcaaactctAACTTCTAACTTCCcgataaccatccaaaatcatcccgaggccccgcgggacctcaaccaaaagtacgaacaagtcgtatagcactattcaaacttataccaatcttcgaaacacttaaaacaacatcgaatcatcaaaacaccctcggattcaatcctaaggtttccaaaacttctgaatcccgcaaataatcaaaaagtctatcaaacctcatacgaatggcctaaaattttgcacacacgtcataaatgacacaacgaacctactccaatttccggaattctattccgacccggATATCacaatttccactaccaaccggaaatgcgaaatttccaatttcgccaattcaagcctaaatctaccacggacctccaaattccattccggacgcgctcctaagtccaaaatcacccgacGGAGCTAACTAAATCCAAGattgaatactaaaaagtcaaaacttggtcaaaccttttaaatttaaagcttcaagctgagaattgttcttccaaatctattccgattatcctgaaaatcaaaaccgatgatttacataagtcataatacatcatatgaggctagtcatgcccgacaactagcgagcgaagtgcaaatgctcaaaacgaccggtcgggtcattacaacagGTGCGATTGTACCAGAAGACTCCCAGCTTCAACAATCTTTCAAACTCTAAATACGAtccattaaccatccgaaatcaacccgaggccccgggacctcaatcaattataccaacaagtcctaaatcaCGCTACGAATTTaatcgagccttcaaatcacatcaaacaacatcaaaaatatgaatcgcaccccaattcaagcctaatgaaactaaggaaatccaacttctacaaacgatgccgaaacctatcaaatcacgtctgattgacctcaaattttgcacacaagtcaaaaataataccacggacctactccaactcccaGAACCCCAATCCGAGCACGGTAACCATAAAGTACACTCacggtcaaacttccaaatttcTAACTTCCACCATTTCAAGCCTAGTTCAACTACAGACCTCCACACCACTATCCGGACACGCggctaagtccaaaatcacccgacGAAGCTgacggaaccatcaaaacactATTTAGGAGTCttttacatataagtcaacatccggtcaactttttcaacttaagcttccaaccttgagactaagtgtctcaatttattttgaaatccctCCGGACCTGAACCGACTACCCcagcaagtcacataacaactgAAAAGTATAAAATGAGCAGTAAAGGGAGGAACGGAGATACAACTTTTAAAACGGTCGGCCGGCTCATTAcaattttgaattttcaattcaaactacCTCAAAACTCTACCAAATCATGCTAAAATCGAGATTCAAActccttaagatgtacccaatACATTCTAATAGCACTCACTCAAGAGAAAgcaaaaatttaatatttttattacaGATAGATAATtagctaatattagtaatatttggctaatattagCAATATTTTGTGAATTGACCAAATTTTATAATAAGCTACTTATAAATAGACATAGCTGGTAGTTTTCCAAATACAAATTGCTGAATCGGCCCAAACTTAAGTTGGGCAAGCGGTTATGACTCGTTGTTTATTAAATCAACCCGTGGAAATATTGAATGAGTCGAGTCATGACTCTATAAAGACTCACCTTTTTTAATGTGTTATCACTGCTAACTCAAGCTACTCATTTGACATCTTGAAGTGTAAATTCGCTTGGTAAAATAAAACTCGTCCAATTGGTGAACTTTTATTTTCGTCATCCAATTCGGAAAGTTAAGTAGAAAAAGTAGAGTTGTAGCTCATTATTTTACCTATATTTACTTAACCCGTCTTGACTTGATCAAAATTCGTGATGACTGATTTATTGACATAACCATTGAAACTCAATATATATGAAAACAAACTTCAAATTCGATGATCGAAGCTAACTTGTAATGATGATAAAGATAAAGGTTAGGGACTTAGAGGGCTGATCTACTTAGGCATTTGTTACTATAACACGAGGGTCCAGATGTAGACTAAAGGCAGATCTAGAATACTGGTAgtagatatattttttgaaatccATACATTTATTTTTTTCTACTATGCACTTATTTTCACAAAAAAAATTATTGCTACAATGATACTGCTCATCTACTCATTTAATTTTTCATCCATTTTTTTAAACACTAAAAAGCATATACGACACGCAAAGTGCAATATTTTGTTTGGTGTATCATGAAAATTATTCTTATCAAATTTCAACGATTATATTGACCAGTTATTGGACTAAGATCCCGATATTATTATCtatgtaaaaatgaaaaagaacaaccaagaaaagaaaaatggacaAGAGCACATGGTTGTGTTAAGAAACTAAGCTCAAAGTAACAATATAAATCAAGAAAATAGACAAGAGATAAAGAGAGGAAAGAGAGGAGTTTCTTATTTCATCAAGTGTTTTCCAATTCTTTTCAAGTGTGTACAATATCATTTCTCATTCTTTATTTATAGTATTACATAGAAGTATGTTAAGTATCGAGATTTACAGAGAGATTGGCAAAATGTAAACTAGGGTTCATAGATTGAGAGAAGGTTCGAGAGAAAACAGATATTTTCTACATTGAGAAATGTCAATCTGGTTCCAAAAATGAGGGACTCTTCTTATAAATAATGGGCCTGACCCGGTGGCCCAACTAATACAAAATAATGGACTCAATATAGACATAGACCTAAGTTACAAGAATGGCCCAAATAGTTTATCCTTTATCTAATATTCTAACAGCCCCCTTTAAGTTGAGGGTGATAAAACCTCCAACTTGCGAAGATGAAAATGATGAGCAGGCCTAGGAAGGGCCTTGGTAAGAATATCAACAGCTTGAGCATTACTGGAAAGATGACCCTAGCTGATCAGCTCATCACCAATTTTTTCTCTGAAGAAATGAGAGTCCAGCCTATATGCTTACTCTGCTCATGAAATACTGGGTTGCGGGCAATGTGCAAAGCTGCCTGATTATCACAATACAAAGGGAtgagagaagaagaaggaagaccAAAATCTGATAATAACATGGAAAGCCAAGTGACCTCAGCTGCAGCTTTACTCATGGCCctatactcagcttcagcagagGAAAGAGAGACCATAGGCTGCTTCTTGGATTTCCAGCTCACCAAACAATCACCAAGGAAAACACAGAAACCAGTCACAGATGTTTTACTATCAGCACAAGAAGCCCAATCACTATCACAATATACCATCAATGAAAGATCAGGTGAATTACTAAAGAAAAGTCCAATATGAGAAGTGTCCTTCAAATAACTCAACAAGTGTAAAGCATCCTGTATATGGGGAACACAAGGAGTCTGCAAGAACTGGCTGAGATGCTGAACGACAAAGCTAATATCAGGCCTTGTATGGGTCAAGAGTTTCAACTTACCTACCACGCACCTATACTCTTCAGGCTTGAGCAAAGGCTCACCAACAGAAGCCTTCAGTTTCTCATAAAGAGCAAGAAGACAAACGACAGCAGAagaagcaaaaaatccaataagtCATGAACAAACTTCTTTTGATGAAGAAGAACCCTATAATCAGAATAGAGAACCTCTTAAGAGAACCAAGGTGCTTAATTCTAAACTGTTCATACATAAAGCCTTTTATGAAAGAAATCTTAGACAAATCAGTCCCAATAAGGATGATATCATCCACATACACAGGTAAAATGACCAAAGAAGTCCTAGAACCTTAGAAAATAGGGAGTGATCATTTAAAGAATGAGAATATCCTCTAGAACAAAAAGCCTGAGATAATTTAGCATACCATTTTCTGGAAGCCTGTCTCAAATCATAGAGGGACTTAAGTATCTTGCAAACCAAAGGAAAATGAGAAGAACAAGAAGGAGGAACAGATAATCCAGGAGGTACCTTCATAAAAACCTCCTCATCAAGATCTCTATGTAAGAATGCATTATTAACATTAAGTTGAAATAGAAGCCAGTGTTGcttgacaacaacaacaattaaagaTTTCACAGTGGACATTTTAACAACAGGAGAAAATATTTCATGAAAATCAACCCCCTCAACCTGGGTATCATCCCTAACTACCAACCTGGCCTTATACATTTCCAGACTCCCATCAGCTCTATATTTTACTTTGTATACCCATTTGCAGCCTATAGGATTTTTACCGGGGGTAACTCAATAATATCCCAAGTTCTATTAGCCTCCAAAGCCTCAAACTCCTTTCTCATAGCATCCTACCACTCAGGGATAGCAGCAGCATGAGAGTAAGTATAAGGTTCAGGGTTGTGGAGCTGTATAATGGTGGCATTGAAGGAAACAGACTCAGAACTAGAAGGAGCAAGGAGAGATGCAGAAGGAGGAAGGATAGGACATACATAATCCTAAAAATAAGCAGGAATAGTATGAGGCCTACTAGATCTTGTAATTTGAGTAGGAGATGAAGGAAGAATAGAATGGGAAGATGAGCTAGAGAAAGGAGAGAAAATGAAATCAGGGGAACCTGAGGAAGGAGAAGGAGGAGTAGAGATGAGAGAGGACTGGGGAGAAGAAACAAGAACATGAGGAGATAGGGGAGAATGCGAATCATCGGAAAAGTGACTAGGAACAAAGGAAGAAGGTATGCCAAGAGATTAGGGaacaaaagattttgagaaaggaAAGACGTGCTTATGAAAAGTCACATCTCTGGAGGCAAAAAATGATTTAGTGGACAAATTGTAAAGTTTATAACCTATTTTGGCAAAAGGATAGCCAATAAACACACAAAAGATAGACCTAGGATGAAACTTGTCTCTATGAGGTTTGGGCACAATTGAGTAGCAAAGGCAGCCAAAGGATCTGAGACGAGAATTTAGTAACTCATAGGGACTCTTGTGTTTGAGAAGTGGTGAAGGAAATTTATTTATCAGGTAAGTAGCAGTAAGAAGACAATTACCCCAAAATTTAATAGGAATATGAGGACAAGAAGTTTGATGAATGATCCCCTTTTTCagagaagaaaagagaactagAGGAATTGGAGCCTAACTATAAAGCATTATCACTTCTCACAGTCTGTACTTTAGTTTGAAACTGTGTTTCAACCATAAAGATGAAAGGTTTTAACAAATCAAAAGCATTGCTCTTTGCTCCCATCAAATGTGTCCAGGTAGCCCTAGTATAGTCATCTATTGTAGTAAGAAAGTATTTAGAACCAGAATGAGTGGGAGTAGAGTAGGGACCCCAAGTATCTATATGTACAAATTGAAAAGGGTGAGTGAACTGAATAGAACTATCAGGAAAAGGGAGCCCAGCTTGTCTTGCTAAGGGGAAAATGGGACATATGAAAGACTGTTTGGAGGATAGTCTACAATCAAGACCAAAAATAAGTTTCATTTTGAAAAAAGGAATATGTCCAAGTGTATAATGCCAAACAACATCAGATTTATTCATTTTATTTGAATCAACCATGGTATTTACAGATGAATTATCAATAGCAACATTATTAGACACTACATGTAGAGAACAAGCAATAGAAGAATAAGAATTGACATTAACAGATTCAACAGGAGAAGTGACATGTTGGAACAACTTGTAAAGTCCATTGTTTAGTCTACCAAGCACCACTGGCTTCCTCACTGAAGGGCCCTGGAAAGTGCAAGCAGACTTGGTAAATTGTACAACATCATCACAATGAGACAAAAGCTTGTGGACAGATATGAGATTATGTTTAAAACTAGGGATGTAAAGAACATTATGAAGAATTAAATCAGAAAATAAAGCTAAAGAACCAACATTGGTAACCTTTACTTTATACCCATTTGGAAGAGACAAAAGATAAGGAATAAGAAGAGTAATTATATCTAAAAGTAAACTCCTGATGGAAGTCATTTGATCAGTAGCTCCAAAATCTATTATCCAAACAATTCCATTCATACTAGAAAGCATACAAGCTCCATAAGAAACACCCTCATAAGGCATAAGCTTACCAGCAAAGTTAGCAAAAGCCAAGAGAGTGGAAAATGTGGGGAAGTAGAGATTTGGGATTATTGTAATCAGATCATCACCTGAGAGTATTGATCCTTGGTAAGACCAGGTATCATAGAGGACTACTCATTCTCAACAGGACTATCAGAACCACAAGGCACAGAAGAGCCACCAGAAAATTCAAGCTCAACATGTGCAGTAGTTCTGTGAGGGGGAGGTCCTTTGTTGAACTTGAAATTGGGAGGATATCCATGTAATTTATAGCATTTGTCTATAGAATGCCTAGGTTTCTTGCAATATTTGCATATGAGAGAAGACTTGGGAGCCTCAAAAGAAACCTTGGAAGGAAATGATGGCTTAGAAGTCCGAACATTTAATGAAGCAGACTGTGGAGAATTGGGACAGAAGACACCTGCCTATGCTTCTCATCATATAATAAGATGTTGTACATATTTCCAACAGATGGAAGTGGTTTCTTTATTAAAATATTGTTGCGAGTTTGCATATAGGTATCATTCAGATCCATAAGGAACTGATAAACCTTCTGCTCTTCATCTTCAGCAGCCTTACCCCCACAATTACAAACTCTAACCTTATAAGAAGCTATTTCATCTCAAAGTTATTTGATTTTATTAAAGTAAGAAGCTATGTCTAAAGACCGTTGAGAGATATGTGCTAATTCTTTCTTTAGCTCAAAAACTCTGGCCCCATCAGCCTTACTGTATCTCTCCTCCAATTCACACCAAATATCTTTAGCATATGTAGAGTATTCTACGCTATGAGATATTTTTTTTGACGAGGAATTAACCCACCATGACACTACAAGATCATTACACCGTTGCCATTGACGTGCCAGAGGAGATCTTAGAAGTGGCTTTGTAGAGGTGCCATTGATAAAATCAAGTTTATTATGAATGGAGATAGCAACCAAGATGTTTCTCCCTCCAGCTGCCATAGCAACTTCTATCAAATGGACTAGAGACCAAAGAGGTTCCCAGCACATCCGATGGATGTATATATAATGGATGACATGGATGTGTAAAATTATCTTCGTGAAATATAGTACGAGATGCAGTAGAGGAAGAAGAATGTGTAATTGCAGGATTATCATTCGTCATTGAGAGGAAATATATCAATAAGAAACAGTCAGCAATTCAACAAACAAATTTATGAAATATGAAGAGAGAACTGGTGTACCCCCTATTTTGCAACTGAAAAGAGAACATCCTTGTGATCGAACTTCCGGTGGCTCAGCTAAACACCGACGAGAAAACCCTAGCTTGAATCAGATGAGCAAATCAGCCAAGTACAGTCAAATATCCAGAGAAATAGTAAAATCCAGCAGAGACGGACGATAATGAGAAGAAATCATCCAACAAAAACCAAACAAAACCATAATCCATTACGAATGCAGTCCAAACGAAAAAACAATCGATGAAAACTGAAGAGGTTAACATCGATCGGAAGCTAATGATACGATCTACCAGAAtctatgctctgataccatgtaaatTATCGAAATTTATAGAGAGATTGACAAAATGTAAACTAGGGTTCATAGGTTGAGAGAAGGTTCAGGAGAAAGCAGATATTTTCTACATTGAGAAATGTCAATCTGGTTACAAAAATGAGGGACTCCTCTTATAAATAATGGGCCTGACCCGATGGCCTAACTAATACAAAACAATGGACTCAATATAGACATGGACCTAAGTTATAAGAATAGCCCAAATAGTTCAGCCTTTATCTAATATTCTAACAAGTATATAAAAGAATGTCATAAATATTGCATTAAACATTTGAGATCATGGGAAGATTATGAAAGTGTGAGAGTTACAACTATAATGGTGAGAAATAATGGAGGTTCTCTACATAATGGAGAAGAGTAGTGAGAGTTATATTTGATTAGTGGACATTCATATAGATATGTATTTCATAACAAGTTGTAGATAATGTAATGTGTACAACGATGTCGGCAACCGTGTGGTCAATTGAAGGAAATTACAACGTCCAATTTTCGTCTCATTTTGATAAATATCTAAAGTAATTCCACTATAAATGCAGACACATCATTAACAAATTCATCCACCAATCCAACGATTAAAGGTAAAGGGACGAACATAAAATCAGTTTTTGTGCAATTAAACAACTGAAATGGCAAGAGCCAACTACAAAGTATCAGCCGTTCTTTTCAGCTTTGTTCTTGCTGTTCCTTCTCTCCGTTTACGTGGCAAAAAGTAGAATACTTTCatgtaagtaacaaacctaaataTATTACCTTGCTAGTATTAATTATGCCTAAAAAGACCCATGACCCTAAATATAAAAAGTAAATTTTATttaataatatattattttcTTGATGGGTGCAGCTGAAACTGGAACAAATTCTGTTCTAGTGTGCAGTAAGATTTATGGTGCAAATATTGGAGACACATGCTTCAGCATTATGGGAAATTTCAGTGTGACCCCTGAGGTTTTTACTGCTTTCAACCCTAACCTCAATTGTAACAAAATGTTCGTTGGTGAATGGATATGCCTTGATGGTTCCTCCATCTAAAGTATAAAGCATGGGATTATCAAGCTCAAGAAATAAATACTCACAATTAAATCAGCACTGTCTGATTTGCGAATAAAGAGTAAAGCTAATGTATGATTAAAAAAGTAATTTAATCTAGCTTTTTCGTATTGTTTCGGGTTTTCTTTTCATATTTCAGcttctttcttcaacaatttatttaattaattcatGTTCTAAGCTGATTTTTTAGCGTACTTCATAATTGTTTATATATAACTTGCACAAGACGATCAAATTCTATCTATAATCTACTTATTCCCTCTATTGAGCAGCATTTTGGTATATTACCCAGCTATTACTACTAGCATGTCATTCTTAATTAAATTAACTTGATGGAATGAGTTAGAACCATTTGGAAACAAAATACCAAATCaaattgatttttttatttgatttggtaATTTGTTTCCGATTCCTAAACGTTTCGTAGTTTCACCGCTCCCTTCGCAAAGTTAATTTAGACAACGATAAAACTAAGAATTAATAAAGGTTGTGCAATCAGCAATCAAAATGAAGTAATGATACATGGGATATATGTGAATGCATGAAACCATTTTTCGATATAAAATTGAACACAACACCTTGTGGTGAAAAATCACATAGAGAATATAATAGATTATTCAATCACCACTCCTCACTTATTGATTTCTATTAGGCTTAGGGCCAAGACAAATACTAGATCAAGAAATTGGTAATTTTCCTATCCATGGTTTAATGGCCAAAACGAGGATTTTCACTCTTCAAAAAATGCCTTTCGCGAAGGATTTGTGGTCCATTCTTTGTTGAAGTTGGTGGGTTCGTATTGCCACCTTGTGATGGCCCAGACGGTGGTACTACATTATTTAAgataattttaccttctttttTCATGATCATTAGTCGATCAGTAAGGGCGTCACTACCGGTGAAGCCCACTATAAGGAAAAGCAGAAAGAAAATAGTTGTGCTAGGGCAACATAATTTTAAAGAAGAACATTTCTTAAACGCAGACATGGTAAATAGATGGGAGGAAAACTTGAATTTTGCCAATCAAGATGCCACTTCTTTATATAGGTTATGGTGTGGTGTTAATATTGAAGTACTTGCCATGATAATCACATTCAGAATATTGAACATATCAGAATACTTGAGTTTTCAAAATTTGTACATTACTTTCTTTTGACACTTAAAGTCAAGAAGGCAAGTTAGTAATTCACAAGGTATCATAGAAAAAATTGTTTTGTCTTATTAAAGTGAAGAAGGTAAGTTATTAAATTTCATATGTATCATTGAAAAAACATATGATTTTCTTCCTTCAATCAGATTATAAACAATCAACAGACATAAATGTCAATAATCTATACTTCAATAATATAATTCGCAAAATAGTCTATGTATGAtttataataataacaacaactacGCGTCATTTCCAAGCAATTTGAGATCAGCGATATAAAATCTTTATTCTTTTCATTCAGCTTAACTTATATCATCATTAGTACTAAAATAAACTACAAGTGCAAGTAAAAATTATTAGTAGTAGtagcaaataataataataataatagtaataataataataataataataataataatagtagtagcagtagtaatAGTGGTGGTAGTTCTCTACCAAGTCTAAAACCTATTCTCAATTAGTAGGCATCACCGATATGGATTTTTCTCTTCCATTGTACTTTATCTTTAGCTAAATCTACGCAGCTTACAATGATTTATAGATCTTTCGAAACAACTTTCTTCTATATAACTTAagggtgttttttttttttactaagggaagtcattttctttaaaaagtaaaataaattaCTTACAGGTGTTTTTGGTATGGATCGAAGTAAGTTTCTAAGAAAATAGTTAAGAATATTTTTGGTACAATGAAAGTCATTTATAGTGTTTGATTACTAGAAAATATGTTCATACGTAAAATGACTTTCCTCACATTTTCCTTCGAAGTTCAAACTATCTTAGTTTTTAATGCCACTTGCTCAAAATAAAACCTAGATATTATCATCCATCTTTAATACTCAGAAATTTCATAAAAAACTATTTGATTTGATAGTATTACTACTAAACTTTAATATAATAGCACATTTTTACTCATCGACCAAATACTAGCTATgtaatttatcttttatttttcaataattataATATGCAGTAAGATTTATGGTGCAAATATTGGAGACACATGCTTCAGCATTATGACAAAGGgggtgtttggtataacggaaaatgttttccacggaaaatattttcttggaaaacaagtagtaatcttattcattttccagTATTTGGTacacaaattaaggaaaataacttctcaagagtatttataaataatttagatataataaatatgAAGTCATAAGCTTTCGAACaaacaaccttccgaacccacaaatttcataaacttccgAACCACTAAACTTTCGAatccgtaaactttataatttttaaacccttaaacttccaaacacataaacctctaaactcataactttggaaccTGTAAAATTTCAAACCTAAAAACCCAAAgataaaaaaactaaaactgagaatgtgatgacccaaagggtcatcttatgttttagaactcaattccgtatttcgaggccttaaaacctcgtTTTATCTCTTCTCGATTTGCGTACGCAATCCGAGCGTAATTCTGGAAAGCATTTATGTGGAAAATttatgaaataataatttttgacataaaaagttgattttagttgacttcggtcaatgttttgagtaaacggatctggacccgtattttgacggtcccggtaggtccgtagtaaaatatgagacttgaacgtatgcccggaatcaaattccgaggtctgtagcccaagaaataaatttttgatgaaaattataAGACTGAAATTATAATGGTTAAAGAATTTTGgtaatgtttgatcttgttggtatcaggtctgtattttggttccgaaaccCGGTACAGGTTCGTTGTGATATTTATAccttatctgtaaaatttggtgagaaacagaactgatttgacgtgattcagaccttcggttgagaaaatagaagttttaaaactTTCTTAAAAATTCCATGCAATTTGGtactaaattcgtagttctaagtgttattttggcgatttaatcgcacgaacaagtttgtataatgttttaagacttgtgtgcatatttggtttggagccccgagggctcgggtgagtttcggataggctacagagtaatttggacttaagaaaatttGTTGGTATGCTTCAGGTCTGCaagatctcgcaaatgcgagcctcgcatttgcaaagaatgttcgcatttgcaagcATGGGAGGGGACTGGGTAGTTTGCATTTGCAAATAAAAGGTCCGCATTTGTGAATGGAACTACGCATTTACGATAGCTGTAGGAATGCGagggagttcgcatttgcgatactttTCTCGCATTTAcaagcttcacaaatgcgaagctcaGGTGGCAAATGTGACATCTGCAGCTGATAAGTCTTggcttagacgggatttttctcatttttaaaaGCTTCCAAATACAAGAAACCctctaggcgatttttcaaagatcaattcttccccaaatcataggtaagtgattcctaacttgtttctttcaatctttcacttcattCTACAAGAATTCAACCAAAAATTTAGCGATTTCATGGTGAAAATTGGAGGCTTGGGTAGAATTAGtgatttttgtataattggaatttagacctcgatttaaggtcggatttcgaaactaattacatattcgggctcaggggtgaatgggtgaatgggttttggtccgaacctcgagttttgaccaagcgagcccggaatcagtttttgattttttgggggaAAATATtggaaaacctataattatgtattggaattgatTTTCTTAGCGATAAAtgatattattaagttaattataactagatacgagtggtttggaggtggAAACTAAAGGAAAAGCCGTAATTGAGCTTTGAGTTGGTCGTTGGATtaaggtaagtgtttgatctaacttTGACTCGAGAGATTAGGGATTCCCGACTTAATttctatgtgaaattccatgtgtgtgacgtataggtgaggtgacgagtacctatgcgccgccaATTTATCTGTTTGATTGTTCCCTTCCCGTGCTTAATTTATTGTTCCCTGCCTTAATTGCTACCTGTCTATTTGATATTTCCATGATTAGTTGCTACTTGTCGGATATAACTTTCATTGTTAAAAGTATTGGACATTACGTGGTTTCATCGTTTCATATTATTGGTTTAAGCTATTTATCAATGTTTATTAGTATACTTTGGATTAATCTCGCTGAGTAGTATAGTTCGAGTGAAGTTTCATAATTTTACAGCTTTCCGTTTGTTTTAGTTGAGGTTAAATATTATGGGGAGTTTTGAGCCATATTGTGAAATTTATGT
Coding sequences:
- the LOC138872987 gene encoding uncharacterized protein; the encoded protein is MAAGGRNILVAISIHNKLDFINGTSTKPLLRSPLARQWQRCNDLVVSWWVNSSSKKISHSVEYSTYAKDIWCELEERYTSYKVRVCNCGGKAAEDEEQKVYQFLMDLNDTYMQTRNNILIKKPLPSVGNMYNILLYDEKHRQVSSVPILHSDDLITIIPNLYFPTFSTLLAFANFAGKLMPYEGVSYGACMLSSMNGIVWIIDFGATDQMTSIRSLLLDIITLLIPYLLSLPNGYKVKVTNVGSLALFSDLILHNVLYIPSFKHNLISVHKLLSHCDDVVQFTKSACTFQGPSVRKPVVLGRLNNGLYKLFQHVTSPVESVNVNSYSSIACSLHVVSNNVAIDNSSVNTMVDSNKMNKSDVVWHYTLGHIPFFKMKLIFGLDCRLSSKQSFICPIFPLARQAGLPFPDSSIQFTHPFQFVHIDTWGPYSTPTHSGSKYFLTTIDDYTRATWTHLMGAKSNAFDLLKPFIFMVETQFQTKVQTDYVCPILPPSASLLAPSSSESVSFNATIIQLHNPEPYTYSHAAAIPEW